From Trichoderma atroviride chromosome 1, complete sequence, one genomic window encodes:
- a CDS encoding uncharacterized protein (EggNog:ENOG41) codes for MSCPDCYRGSVHEGQPRGEVTKAYGLDTYVVNPADGRPAKGIVVILPDAFGWEFVNIRLLADSYADKGDFKVYAPDFMKGHPAPLYLLESMRVMGSDAGIFTKIRHIFGILTGVVPFLWINWPSKAWPRVKGFFEQLRKEEGASQSVGAAGFCWGGKQVVLLGRGDQIDGRPLIDAGFTGHPSLLSLPADINSLTLPVSFALADQDTHLPVEKAEGIKTIVEAKPESARGEVVVYPNCSHGFCVRVDQKFTEIAKQADDATDQAIAWFNAHFKSSA; via the exons ATGTCATGCCCAGACTGTTACCGTGGTTCCGTCCACGAGGGCCAACCGCGCGGAGAAGTCACTAAAGCTTACGGGCTGGACACATATGTCGTCAACCCAGCTGATGGACGGCCTGCCAAAGGCATTGTGGTCATTCTTCCAGATGCGTTTGGGTGGGAGTTTGTGAACATTAGGCTGCTTGCGGATAGCTATGCCGACAAGGGAGACTTTAAGGTGTATGCTCCTGACTTCATGAAAG GTCATCCGGCACCGTTATATCTGCTTGAGAGCATGAGGGTCATGGGAAGCGATGCTGGAATCTTTACCAAGAT ACGACACATATTCGGTATTCTAACTGGTGTTGTTCCCTTTCTCTGGATCAATTGGCCCTCTAAAGCATGGCCCCGAGTCAAGGGCTTCTTTGAACAGCTCCGCAAAGAAGAGGGCGCTTCGCAATCAGtcggcgctgctggcttCTGCTGGGGCGGCAAGCAGGTCGTGCTGCTGGGCCGTGGCGATCAAATTGACGGACGGCCGCTGATTGATGCTGGATTCACCGGACATCCGAGTCTCTTGAGCCTTCCTGCCGACATTAACAGCCTGACACTGCCAGTATCATTTGCCTTGGCCGATCAAGACACTCATCTTCCGGTAGAGAAAGCCGAGGGTATCAAGACCATCGTTGAGGCAAAACCCGAGTCAGCTCGAGGCGAGGTGGTTGTCTACCCTAACTGTAGCCATGGCTTCTGTGTTAGGGTAGATCAAAAGTTTACCGAAATTGCAAAGCAGGCCGACGATGCGACTGATCAGGCGATTGCGTGGTTCAATGCTCACTTCAAATCTTCTGCATAA